In the Nitrospirales bacterium LBB_01 genome, one interval contains:
- a CDS encoding Uma2 family endonuclease has product MAVETIERDLDLTEIINGEEILGPSPFLRHQYVVLNLTYIIHHYVKKNDLGRLHISPLDVIFEEGVNRLQPDILFIKKENSHIGQDWVRGVPDMVCEVISSGSYEKDTEVKKAIYEKYKVPEYWIVMPELQTIEILTIEGDKYKLHSFAALEGVVKSKIIEGLAVNVNDIFE; this is encoded by the coding sequence ATGGCAGTTGAGACGATAGAAAGAGATTTAGACTTAACGGAAATCATTAACGGTGAGGAAATTTTGGGGCCTAGTCCTTTTTTGAGACATCAATATGTTGTTCTTAATTTAACATATATCATACATCATTATGTTAAAAAGAATGACCTTGGCAGATTACATATATCTCCACTTGATGTAATTTTTGAGGAAGGGGTTAACAGGCTTCAACCCGATATATTGTTTATAAAAAAAGAAAATTCACATATTGGGCAGGATTGGGTACGAGGTGTACCTGACATGGTTTGTGAGGTAATATCTTCAGGCAGTTACGAAAAGGATACCGAGGTTAAGAAAGCTATTTATGAAAAATACAAGGTGCCGGAGTATTGGATAGTGATGCCGGAGCTGCAAACGATTGAGATATTAACCATTGAAGGCGATAAGTATAAGCTGCATTCCTTTGCAGCGCTTGAAGGCGTTGTTAAATCTAAAATCATTGAAGGGCTTGCAGTTAACGTTAATGATATTTTTGAGTAA
- a CDS encoding NifU family protein, translating to MLDRTQVENSLNLIRPMLNRDGGDVQLIDVTSDGIVKVKLMGACGSCPMSMMTLKGGIEAKLKADIPEVKAVEAV from the coding sequence ATGTTAGACAGGACACAGGTAGAAAATTCGTTGAATCTGATAAGGCCGATGCTAAACAGAGACGGAGGCGATGTACAGCTTATTGATGTGACAAGCGATGGGATAGTGAAAGTTAAACTTATGGGCGCTTGCGGCAGCTGCCCGATGTCTATGATGACTTTAAAGGGCGGAATTGAGGCTAAGCTAAAAGCGGACATTCCTGAAGTAAAGGCAGTTGAGGCAGTATAG
- the uvrB gene encoding excinuclease ABC subunit UvrB has protein sequence MEFKLISEFEPRGDQPEAIEKLADGVGKHPHQVLLGVTGSGKTFTIANVIAAVQKPTLVIAHNKTLAAQLYGEFKELFPENAVEYFVSYYDYYQPEAYLPKTDTYIAKDAMINEDIDRLRHSATMSVLERRDTIVVASVSCIYGIGSPEDYLGMHIIVTEGASLSRREFLRRLSELQYNRVEVDFKRGTYRVRGDTVEVYPAFSLDKGIRVEYFGSDIDAIYEFDPLTGQKSRRLRSAAIYPRSHWITPGYRIEPALKAIKVEMQQRVDYFLKEAKIIEARRIEQRTLFDLEMLKEFGFCNGIENYSRHLSGRAPGEPAYSLIDYFPQDLLIVVDESHVTIPQIGGMYEGDRSRKQTLIDYGFRLPSALDNRPLKFNEFQKRIDNIIYVSATPANYEMKKSEGRVVEQIIRPTGLIDPPMVVRPVAGQVDDLVEEIRAATSRNERVLVTTLTKKMAEDLSEYYNDIQIRTRYLHSDIDTLERIKILQDLRMGVFDCLIGVNLLREGLDLPEVSLVAIFDADKEGFLRSEKSLIQTSGRAARNVNGKVVLYADRITGSMSRAMEETNRRREKQLKYNEEMGITPTTIKNNIKNILASVYESDYWTVPTSDASDVMAGEGGVVNEETIKKLETQMKEAAKILDFERAALLRDKIKNLRSM, from the coding sequence ATGGAATTTAAATTAATAAGCGAATTTGAGCCAAGGGGAGACCAACCGGAGGCGATAGAAAAACTTGCAGATGGCGTTGGTAAGCACCCTCATCAGGTACTTTTAGGAGTAACCGGCTCAGGCAAAACCTTTACAATAGCCAATGTCATAGCCGCCGTACAAAAGCCGACTCTTGTTATTGCCCACAATAAAACACTTGCTGCCCAGCTTTACGGGGAGTTTAAGGAGCTTTTTCCGGAAAACGCTGTGGAGTATTTTGTCAGCTACTACGATTACTACCAGCCGGAGGCATATCTCCCCAAAACCGACACCTATATAGCTAAAGATGCGATGATTAACGAAGACATTGACAGACTCCGGCACAGTGCCACGATGTCGGTGCTTGAGCGCAGAGACACCATAGTTGTAGCCTCAGTTTCCTGCATATACGGCATAGGGTCACCGGAGGACTACCTTGGAATGCACATAATAGTCACTGAGGGGGCGTCGCTCTCAAGACGGGAATTTTTACGGCGGCTTTCCGAACTTCAGTATAACCGCGTGGAGGTGGATTTTAAACGCGGCACATACCGCGTCAGAGGAGACACGGTTGAAGTCTATCCGGCATTTTCACTTGATAAGGGAATTCGTGTTGAGTACTTTGGCAGCGACATTGACGCTATATATGAATTTGACCCGCTAACTGGTCAAAAAAGCAGACGGCTGAGAAGTGCTGCCATTTATCCCCGTTCTCACTGGATAACTCCCGGTTATAGGATTGAGCCTGCCCTTAAAGCCATAAAAGTTGAGATGCAGCAGAGGGTGGACTATTTTCTGAAAGAGGCTAAAATCATTGAGGCAAGACGCATTGAGCAGCGAACCCTGTTTGATCTTGAGATGCTGAAAGAGTTCGGGTTTTGTAACGGTATAGAGAACTACTCAAGGCATCTTAGCGGAAGAGCTCCAGGAGAGCCAGCCTACTCATTGATAGATTATTTCCCACAGGATTTGCTAATTGTTGTAGATGAATCGCATGTCACAATTCCTCAGATAGGCGGCATGTATGAGGGAGACAGGTCACGCAAACAGACACTGATTGACTATGGGTTTAGACTGCCGTCAGCGCTGGATAACAGACCGCTAAAGTTTAACGAATTCCAAAAACGTATAGATAACATCATATATGTCTCAGCCACACCAGCAAATTACGAGATGAAGAAATCCGAGGGACGTGTGGTAGAGCAAATCATCAGACCCACCGGACTGATTGACCCCCCTATGGTGGTGCGGCCTGTGGCAGGACAGGTCGATGACCTTGTGGAGGAGATTCGGGCTGCAACCTCTCGTAATGAGCGCGTACTTGTCACTACATTGACTAAAAAAATGGCCGAGGACCTTTCCGAATACTACAACGATATACAAATCCGTACTCGCTATTTGCACTCAGACATTGACACGCTGGAGAGGATAAAAATCCTGCAAGACCTGCGGATGGGAGTTTTTGACTGCCTGATAGGAGTAAATTTGTTAAGAGAAGGACTTGATCTACCAGAGGTATCGCTTGTTGCCATCTTTGACGCCGATAAGGAGGGTTTTTTAAGATCAGAAAAATCTCTGATTCAGACCTCCGGCAGGGCAGCCAGAAACGTTAACGGTAAAGTGGTTTTGTATGCTGACAGGATAACGGGTTCTATGAGCCGTGCTATGGAGGAAACTAACCGGCGCAGGGAAAAACAGCTTAAATACAATGAGGAGATGGGAATTACGCCAACCACAATTAAAAACAATATAAAAAACATCCTTGCCTCAGTCTATGAGTCCGATTACTGGACAGTGCCTACAAGCGATGCCTCTGATGTGATGGCAGGGGAGGGTGGAGTGGTCAATGAGGAAACTATAAAAAAACTTGAAACTCAGATGAAAGAAGCCGCTAAAATACTTGATTTTGAACGAGCTGCACTTTTAAGGGATAAAATAAAAAATCTCAGGTCAATGTAG
- the ribD gene encoding bifunctional diaminohydroxyphosphoribosylaminopyrimidine deaminase/5-amino-6-(5-phosphoribosylamino)uracil reductase RibD has translation MKRCLRLAAKAAGKTSPNPMVGALLYKDGEIISEAYHKKAGTPHAEPLAIDKAGALANGSTLFVTLEPCCHTGKRTPPCTERIISAGIKDVCIAMLDPNPQVAGNGVRILNNHGIRTEVGIIREQAEALNEFYIKYITTGMPFVILKSAMTLDGKTATPDGFSKWISSEKSRHIVHKLRSTVDAVVTAIGTVKADNPRLTARVKRGRNPIRVVIDPELETPPDFNIMTTPPKTILVTRKKPLHTKPHSDIEYLHYESSKVDMKWLMIELGRREITSVLIEGGSSLAGYAVREGVVDKIMVFVAPKIVGGPGVYTPVGGKTFHPLDSAHQIYDLKSKKIGTDLLIEGYFNKKL, from the coding sequence ATGAAAAGGTGTCTTAGGCTAGCGGCAAAGGCAGCTGGTAAGACAAGCCCTAATCCTATGGTTGGTGCCTTGCTTTACAAGGATGGGGAAATAATATCTGAGGCTTATCATAAAAAAGCAGGCACTCCTCATGCTGAACCTCTTGCCATAGACAAGGCTGGTGCGCTTGCAAATGGCTCTACACTTTTTGTGACTCTTGAGCCATGCTGCCACACCGGAAAACGAACTCCCCCCTGTACGGAGCGTATAATATCGGCAGGAATCAAGGACGTCTGCATTGCCATGCTTGACCCAAACCCTCAGGTGGCTGGAAACGGTGTCAGAATTTTAAACAATCATGGCATAAGGACAGAGGTAGGAATTATCAGAGAGCAGGCAGAGGCGCTCAATGAGTTCTACATAAAATATATAACCACAGGGATGCCGTTTGTGATTTTAAAATCAGCTATGACGCTGGATGGTAAAACGGCAACACCAGATGGTTTTTCAAAGTGGATAAGTTCTGAAAAGTCACGTCATATTGTGCATAAATTGAGAAGTACAGTTGATGCGGTTGTAACTGCAATAGGCACCGTAAAGGCAGACAATCCAAGATTGACAGCCCGTGTCAAACGGGGTAGGAATCCGATAAGAGTTGTAATTGATCCTGAGCTTGAGACCCCGCCGGATTTTAATATTATGACTACTCCACCTAAGACAATTTTAGTAACTCGTAAAAAGCCGCTGCATACGAAGCCGCATTCTGATATAGAATACTTGCATTACGAAAGCAGCAAGGTGGATATGAAGTGGTTGATGATAGAGCTTGGCAGGCGGGAGATTACGTCGGTTTTAATAGAGGGCGGGTCATCGCTTGCAGGGTATGCGGTAAGAGAGGGAGTGGTTGATAAGATAATGGTTTTTGTTGCTCCTAAGATAGTTGGCGGCCCTGGTGTTTATACTCCTGTGGGTGGAAAGACCTTTCATCCTCTTGACAGTGCCCATCAGATTTATGACTTGAAAAGTAAAAAAATCGGGACAGATTTGCTAATAGAAGGATATTTCAATAAAAAATTATAA
- a CDS encoding diguanylate cyclase, with protein MKKELFADSSIDPYLNRTRVLYVEDEDMIRESMVRILKRRIKTIYTGANGREGLELFKQHNPDVVITDIRMPQMSGIEMAQGIREIDEDVPVILTTAYNDEDFFLKAIEIGVVKYIKKPINSTDLFAVLVKVAKSISQQKEIDAKNEFIKTILDNNPAYVLLTDEEDIFFMNKSFLHFLGYDTFDEFKSNGLNINRFLVVKDDAFYKNKSFTEWMTEVIHRKEKQHIVYLAGKEQLKSEAGAYLISATQIPEIQHTDRYLITFTDISGIESERRRFQDMACKDPLTSIFNRKKFEDELEKEILRTERYKTSLTMMIFDIDHFKSINDTYGHQAGDAVLIELTEIVTANVRKTDIFARYGGEEFVVITPETTLIGAIELAEKLRELIQNNNFSHVGHVTCSFGVSEYMNSESSHTFIKKADYALYIAKNNGRNRVQFVEKEHSLVFNLPF; from the coding sequence ATGAAAAAAGAACTTTTTGCAGATAGCTCTATAGATCCTTATTTAAACAGGACGCGTGTGCTTTACGTAGAGGATGAGGACATGATAAGGGAAAGCATGGTCCGAATTTTGAAGCGGCGTATAAAGACTATCTATACAGGCGCTAACGGACGTGAGGGGCTTGAGCTTTTTAAACAGCATAATCCGGATGTAGTGATTACTGATATAAGAATGCCACAGATGAGCGGCATAGAGATGGCACAAGGCATCAGAGAGATAGATGAGGATGTGCCTGTTATACTTACCACAGCGTATAATGATGAGGATTTCTTTCTAAAAGCCATAGAGATAGGTGTTGTGAAATACATAAAAAAACCAATAAACAGCACTGATCTATTCGCTGTGTTAGTAAAGGTCGCAAAAAGTATATCTCAGCAAAAAGAGATAGACGCAAAGAACGAGTTTATTAAAACAATCCTTGATAACAATCCGGCTTATGTATTGTTAACGGATGAGGAAGACATTTTTTTCATGAATAAATCTTTTTTACATTTTCTGGGTTACGACACTTTTGATGAGTTTAAAAGCAATGGGCTTAATATAAACAGATTCTTAGTGGTAAAGGATGACGCCTTCTATAAAAATAAATCTTTTACGGAGTGGATGACGGAGGTAATTCACAGAAAAGAGAAGCAGCACATAGTATATCTGGCAGGGAAAGAGCAGCTTAAGAGCGAGGCAGGCGCCTATCTGATAAGCGCAACACAAATACCGGAGATTCAGCACACAGACCGCTACCTGATAACCTTCACCGATATATCTGGCATAGAGAGTGAAAGAAGACGGTTTCAGGACATGGCTTGTAAAGACCCGCTAACATCTATTTTCAACAGAAAAAAATTTGAAGACGAACTTGAAAAAGAGATATTACGCACCGAACGTTATAAGACCAGTTTAACTATGATGATTTTTGATATAGACCACTTTAAATCAATAAACGATACATACGGACATCAGGCAGGGGATGCGGTTTTAATAGAGCTGACGGAAATAGTGACGGCAAATGTCAGAAAAACCGACATATTTGCGCGTTATGGAGGCGAAGAGTTTGTTGTGATAACACCTGAGACTACTTTGATAGGCGCAATAGAGCTTGCGGAAAAGCTTCGGGAACTGATTCAAAACAACAACTTTTCCCATGTCGGACATGTCACATGCAGCTTTGGCGTCTCTGAGTACATGAATTCTGAGTCCTCACATACATTTATAAAAAAAGCAGACTATGCCCTCTATATTGCAAAAAACAATGGCAGAAACCGCGTTCAATTTGTAGAAAAGGAACACTCGCTTGTCTTTAACCTGCCGTTTTAG
- a CDS encoding ABC transporter ATP-binding protein, which produces MVLITDLSKSFKTDAGVLDVLKGINMEIGDREMISIMGASGAGKSTLLHVMGTLDRPTSGIVSFNGQDVFSLDDKKLAAFRNKTIGFIFQFHNLLQEFNTLENTMMPALISGINREEIAEKAAALLTELGLKERLTHRPAELSGGEQQRVAVARALILDPLVVLADEPTGNLDTKTGEHLIEIMLKMNQNKGTTFIIVTHNESFAKKTQKIYHMEDGRLLN; this is translated from the coding sequence ATGGTTCTAATAACTGACCTTAGTAAATCGTTTAAAACCGACGCAGGTGTCCTTGATGTCCTAAAGGGGATAAACATGGAAATAGGCGACAGAGAGATGATTTCCATAATGGGAGCCTCAGGAGCCGGTAAAAGCACTCTCCTTCATGTCATGGGCACACTGGATAGACCAACTTCAGGCATAGTTAGCTTTAACGGACAGGATGTGTTTTCACTTGATGACAAGAAACTGGCCGCATTTAGAAATAAAACTATCGGGTTCATCTTTCAGTTTCATAATCTATTACAGGAATTTAACACGCTTGAAAACACGATGATGCCGGCGCTTATCTCAGGCATAAACCGTGAAGAAATCGCAGAAAAGGCAGCCGCACTGCTAACCGAGCTTGGCCTAAAAGAGCGCCTGACTCACCGTCCTGCGGAATTATCCGGCGGTGAACAGCAAAGAGTGGCAGTTGCCCGCGCTCTTATCCTTGATCCGCTAGTCGTCCTTGCCGATGAGCCTACCGGTAACCTTGACACTAAAACCGGAGAGCATCTTATTGAGATAATGCTTAAGATGAATCAAAACAAGGGAACAACTTTTATAATCGTCACCCACAACGAGTCCTTTGCTAAAAAAACCCAAAAAATCTACCACATGGAAGACGGCAGACTGCTGAATTAA
- a CDS encoding type II toxin-antitoxin system HicA family toxin — translation MRVKAKDLVKQLEKTGWEIERITGSHHILKKGDEMISVPVHGSKDLKAGTLNRLLKLGGLK, via the coding sequence ATGAGAGTGAAGGCTAAAGATTTGGTAAAGCAACTGGAAAAAACAGGATGGGAAATTGAAAGAATAACAGGCAGCCATCATATTCTGAAAAAAGGCGATGAAATGATTTCAGTACCGGTACATGGTAGTAAAGATTTAAAAGCCGGAACTTTAAATAGACTTTTAAAACTAGGAGGGTTAAAATGA
- a CDS encoding type II toxin-antitoxin system HicB family antitoxin, translated as MNSIKYPAIIEYVVVDDNYIVEFPDLKGCITYGDTLEDAKKYAKDALSAFLAAMFDRGFKIPEPSDIKGENIYLIEPEPYTAVPILLRKLRHESGFSQSDVSKRLGIPYQVYQKLENPNKCNPTVKTLEKIANIYNKHLHLEIA; from the coding sequence ATGAACAGCATTAAATATCCTGCAATTATAGAATATGTCGTCGTTGATGATAACTATATAGTAGAGTTTCCAGACTTGAAGGGCTGCATAACTTATGGCGATACTTTAGAAGATGCTAAAAAATATGCTAAAGACGCTTTATCTGCTTTTTTAGCAGCCATGTTTGACAGAGGGTTTAAAATTCCTGAACCATCAGATATTAAAGGTGAGAACATATACCTGATTGAACCGGAACCTTATACGGCAGTACCAATACTTCTTCGGAAATTAAGACATGAATCAGGGTTTAGCCAGAGTGATGTATCAAAAAGACTTGGGATTCCTTATCAAGTTTATCAGAAATTAGAAAACCCAAATAAATGCAATCCCACTGTTAAAACTCTTGAGAAAATTGCCAATATTTACAACAAACACTTGCATTTAGAAATTGCGTGA
- a CDS encoding lipoprotein-releasing ABC transporter permease subunit, whose amino-acid sequence MKLPYSFAIALRYLKSKKKHKSVSFNTIISVGGVALGVMALIIVLSVMSGFHEDLQRKILGVNTHLLVLSHEGKIPDYEELAAKIKKFPHVEATAPFVLGQVMVSQGKRAQGVYMRGVSPEHEKNVTDLKKYIKNGSLEALNKTEDGIVIGVELAGNLGVTDGDYVNIISPVGEIGPLGMVPKARKFKVVAIFEIGMYEYDSSLTITNMAAAQKFFGMGDTASGVQVKLDDIYKASEVRETLNTALGFPYRARDWMQMNRNLFSALKLEKFAMFVILTLIVIVAAFNIISTLIMNVMEKEREISILKAMGATNSGIMAIFMIQGFLVGLTGTLIGVTGGAITCYLLDSYELIKLPPDVYYLSHLPVKWKLSDFVLVSVSALTISFLSTIYPAYQAAKLDPIEPLRFK is encoded by the coding sequence GTGAAACTCCCGTACTCGTTTGCCATAGCGCTTAGATACCTTAAATCTAAGAAAAAACATAAGAGTGTCTCTTTTAATACAATCATATCTGTGGGCGGAGTGGCGCTGGGGGTTATGGCACTAATCATAGTGCTATCGGTAATGAGCGGATTTCATGAGGATTTACAAAGGAAAATTCTTGGCGTTAACACTCACCTTCTGGTACTTAGCCATGAGGGTAAAATCCCTGACTATGAAGAGCTTGCCGCAAAGATAAAGAAATTTCCCCATGTTGAAGCGACAGCGCCGTTTGTGCTGGGTCAGGTGATGGTATCTCAGGGCAAAAGAGCGCAGGGGGTTTACATGAGGGGGGTCAGCCCTGAGCATGAAAAAAATGTGACAGATCTGAAAAAATATATTAAAAACGGCTCGCTTGAAGCTCTTAATAAGACAGAAGACGGTATAGTTATAGGCGTTGAGCTTGCCGGAAATCTTGGCGTTACCGACGGCGATTATGTAAATATAATCTCTCCGGTAGGCGAAATAGGCCCCCTTGGGATGGTGCCAAAGGCAAGAAAATTTAAGGTAGTGGCTATTTTTGAAATCGGTATGTATGAGTATGACTCAAGTCTTACCATAACAAACATGGCGGCGGCTCAGAAATTCTTTGGTATGGGGGATACGGCAAGCGGTGTACAGGTCAAACTTGACGACATCTACAAGGCCTCTGAGGTTAGAGAGACGCTTAACACAGCGCTTGGATTTCCCTATAGGGCACGGGACTGGATGCAGATGAACAGGAATCTTTTTTCGGCGCTTAAACTTGAGAAATTTGCCATGTTTGTAATATTAACTCTGATAGTGATAGTGGCGGCATTTAATATCATCTCCACGCTTATCATGAATGTTATGGAAAAGGAGCGTGAGATCTCAATTCTTAAAGCCATGGGTGCTACAAATTCCGGCATAATGGCAATTTTTATGATTCAGGGGTTTCTTGTAGGCCTGACCGGCACACTGATTGGAGTAACCGGAGGAGCTATAACTTGTTATCTGCTGGATTCCTATGAGCTTATAAAACTCCCGCCGGACGTCTATTACCTAAGCCATCTGCCGGTTAAGTGGAAACTATCAGACTTTGTGCTGGTATCTGTTTCGGCTTTAACCATTAGTTTTCTATCAACAATATACCCGGCATATCAGGCCGCAAAACTTGACCCTATCGAGCCGCTCAGGTTTAAGTAG
- the lysS gene encoding lysine--tRNA ligase — protein sequence MEELNELVEQRKKKLEELRSMGVEPYSETFNPVNSARELAERFASKTHDELEAERVECSIAGRIIALRNFGKVSFSHLQDGSDEKIQLYFAKNILSETTYLIFKKIDIGDIIGVSGRLFKTKTDELTIEVLNFKILSKSLRPLPEKWHGLKDVEIRYRQRYVDLIVNPEVRKTFAIRSKLVKAIRDFLESHGFIEVETPMMHPIPGGAAAKPFKTHHNALSTDLYLRIAPELYLKRLLVGGYERIFEINKNFRNEGISTKHNPEFTMLEFYIAYKDYNFLMSFTEEMFSFALNKVVGALKIKFGEVELDFTPPWKRVSFFDSFIEKGVPEEILRDTAKATEWGRKESLNIPTGASYTNVIDEIFKVKVEPHLIQPTFITDYPVEISPLSKRRLDKPELVERFELFVMGREIANAFSELNDPIDQRQRFMEQVRAKESGDEEAHWMDEDFLRALEYGMPPAAGEGIGIDRLAMLITDSHSIRDVILFPLLKPEK from the coding sequence ATGGAAGAGCTAAACGAACTTGTAGAGCAAAGAAAGAAAAAGCTGGAGGAGCTTCGCTCTATGGGTGTTGAGCCTTATAGCGAAACCTTTAACCCCGTCAATTCGGCACGGGAGCTTGCTGAGCGGTTTGCCTCAAAAACACATGATGAACTTGAGGCCGAGCGTGTTGAGTGCAGCATTGCCGGACGCATTATAGCGTTAAGAAATTTTGGAAAAGTCTCGTTTTCACATCTACAAGACGGCTCTGACGAAAAGATTCAACTATACTTTGCTAAAAATATTTTATCTGAAACAACTTATCTTATTTTCAAAAAAATTGATATTGGCGACATTATAGGAGTTTCAGGGAGACTCTTTAAAACCAAAACTGATGAGCTGACCATAGAGGTTTTGAATTTTAAAATCCTCTCCAAATCACTTAGACCGCTCCCTGAGAAATGGCATGGGCTCAAAGACGTTGAAATCCGCTACAGGCAGCGGTATGTTGATTTAATTGTTAACCCTGAGGTAAGAAAAACCTTTGCTATTCGCAGCAAGTTAGTGAAAGCGATACGTGATTTCCTTGAAAGTCACGGCTTTATAGAGGTAGAAACACCTATGATGCACCCAATTCCCGGTGGTGCCGCTGCAAAACCCTTTAAGACCCACCATAATGCGCTTTCTACTGATTTATACCTGAGAATTGCCCCTGAGTTATATCTAAAAAGACTTCTTGTCGGCGGGTATGAGCGGATTTTTGAGATAAACAAGAATTTCCGTAACGAGGGAATCTCTACAAAGCACAATCCCGAGTTTACGATGCTTGAGTTTTATATCGCATACAAGGACTACAATTTCCTTATGTCATTTACAGAGGAGATGTTTTCGTTTGCGTTAAATAAAGTAGTTGGTGCTCTTAAGATAAAATTTGGAGAGGTTGAGCTTGATTTTACGCCGCCATGGAAGCGTGTGTCTTTCTTTGATTCATTCATAGAAAAAGGAGTGCCGGAGGAGATTTTAAGAGATACCGCAAAAGCCACCGAGTGGGGCAGGAAAGAGAGTCTTAATATTCCCACAGGAGCTTCATATACAAATGTGATAGATGAGATATTTAAAGTGAAAGTGGAGCCGCATTTAATTCAGCCCACCTTTATAACCGATTATCCGGTTGAAATATCGCCGCTATCCAAAAGACGATTGGATAAACCGGAGTTGGTTGAGCGGTTTGAGCTTTTTGTTATGGGACGCGAGATAGCAAATGCCTTTTCAGAGCTAAACGACCCAATTGACCAAAGACAGAGATTTATGGAGCAAGTGCGGGCCAAAGAGAGCGGAGATGAGGAGGCACACTGGATGGATGAGGATTTTTTACGTGCACTTGAATACGGAATGCCGCCTGCTGCTGGTGAGGGTATAGGGATAGACCGGCTTGCAATGCTGATAACTGATTCACACTCTATCAGAGACGTCATTCTGTTTCCGTTGCTTAAACCGGAAAAGTGA
- a CDS encoding DUF177 domain-containing protein, which translates to MKVKVMDIPDEGVAVDIDIMLRVDGIETKGPVRGHLELQRSGTEVIVNGKAKVDLGLQCGMCLSEFTSELPLDLNLLYCPEGAPVLEDSVELSTGEMDVCLYSDEEIDIAQMLREQVILNVSISAVCSDSCRGLCPVCGVNLNMESCNCKNTSGEGRFFKLKDLLMKAN; encoded by the coding sequence ATGAAAGTGAAAGTGATGGATATACCAGATGAGGGTGTGGCCGTTGACATAGACATAATGTTGAGGGTGGATGGGATAGAAACGAAAGGCCCAGTAAGGGGGCATCTTGAGTTACAGAGAAGCGGCACCGAGGTAATAGTAAATGGTAAGGCAAAGGTGGATTTAGGTTTACAGTGTGGTATGTGTCTTAGTGAATTTACAAGCGAATTGCCGCTTGACCTTAATCTTCTGTACTGCCCAGAGGGAGCTCCTGTATTAGAGGACAGTGTGGAGCTAAGCACGGGTGAGATGGATGTATGCCTTTACAGTGACGAAGAGATTGATATAGCACAAATGTTGAGAGAACAGGTAATTTTAAACGTATCAATCAGTGCAGTTTGTTCAGACAGCTGCCGAGGGCTGTGCCCAGTGTGTGGTGTGAATTTAAACATGGAAAGTTGTAATTGCAAAAATACGTCCGGAGAAGGGCGTTTTTTTAAACTAAAAGATTTGTTAATGAAAGCAAATTAA
- the rpmF gene encoding 50S ribosomal protein L32 encodes MANPTSRHSKSRRDKRRANWKGTAPSLILCPDCKAVKLPHRVCMSCGKYNGKSILAVKEQE; translated from the coding sequence ATGGCTAATCCAACATCGCGGCATTCAAAGTCAAGAAGGGACAAAAGGAGGGCTAACTGGAAAGGAACAGCGCCGTCTCTGATACTGTGTCCAGATTGTAAGGCGGTTAAGTTGCCGCATCGGGTTTGTATGAGCTGCGGTAAGTATAACGGCAAAAGTATCTTAGCAGTGAAAGAGCAAGAATAA